From Etheostoma spectabile isolate EspeVRDwgs_2016 chromosome 19, UIUC_Espe_1.0, whole genome shotgun sequence, the proteins below share one genomic window:
- the LOC116669519 gene encoding type I phosphatidylinositol 4,5-bisphosphate 4-phosphatase-B, whose protein sequence is MADGERSPLLSDQYDGTNGSLHGYLSKPQSFAPFPSAVATGEPPPPYSPQGSPDSSSVPVISCRVCQSAISVEGKAHQHVVKCSICNEATPIKNAPVGKKYVRCPCNCLLICKVTSQRIACPRPYCKRVINLGPVHIGRESPEPQRQPVGIRIICGHCSNTFLWTEFSDRTLARCPHCRKVSSIGRRYPRRRSLLCFLLFVILVASTAGLVVGTWRRAQDSKGIYVSWVLLILLALFTMARTVYWRCLKISDPISNLA, encoded by the exons ATGGCGGACGGGGAACGGTCGCCGCTGCTGTCCGACCAGTACGACGGCACTAACGGCAGCTTACATGGATATCTGTCAAAACCACAGA GTTTTGCGCCGTTCCCCAGCGCGGTGGCAACAGGTGAGCCTCCGCCCCCCTACTCGCCGCAGGGCAGCCCGGACAGCAGCAGCGTTCCGGTCATCAGCTGCCGCGTCTGTCAGAGCGCCATATCTGTGGAGGGCAAGGCGCACCAGCACGTGGTGAAGTGCAGCATCTGCAACGAAGCTACG CCGATAAAGAACGCTCCTGTTGGAAAGAAGTACGTCCGCTGTCCATGTAACTGTCTCCTGATCTGCAAAGTCACATCGCAGAGGATCGCCTGTCCCAGACCGTACTG TAAACGCGTCATCAACCTTGGACCAGTTCACATCGGCAGGGAGAGTCCTGAACCGCAGCGTCAGCCCGTTGGCATCCGGATCATCTGTGGACACTGCTCCAATACATTCCTG TGGACAGAGTTTTCAGACCGGACCTTGGCGCGATGTCCGCACTGCCGAAAAGT CTCTTCTATTGGTCGGCGGTACCCCAGGAGGAGGAGCCTACTGTGCTTCCTGCTGTTCGTCATCCTCGTGGCCTCCACTGCAGgacttgtg GTCGGTACATGGAGGCGAGCCCAGGACTCTAAAGGGATCTACGTTTCGTGGGTCCTGCTGATCCTGCTCGCTCTCTTCACAATGGCAAGAACCGTCTACTGGAGGTGTCTGAAAATCAGCGACCCCATATCCAATCTCGcgtag